The sequence below is a genomic window from Microbacterium sp. cx-55.
GCCCCCTGCAGCGAGTCCGGTGCGCTGTAATAGGTGAGCCGCGCGGCGATCGCGGTGGGCGTGAAGCCATGGTCCGCGAGCGACACGAGCACGGCTTCGAACACCCGACCCTCGGCCGCGGTCGGCGGTCTCTTGGCGACGAGCCAGAACGCAAGCTCGCCGAAAGTGACCTTGCCGAGAAGATCTGCGCTCAGATCCTGGCCCAGCAGTGAAATGCTCGACAGGTCGCTGGTTCCGATTCCGGTGGGGTAGTCGGTCATGATCTGAGCCAGTCCTTGATCTCGGTGTCGTCGGCGCCCAACGCGGGTGGGGCACTGCGGTAGGCGGGTGGAGTGAGTGAGAAGTCGATGGGATTTCTGATCATCGGCACTGCGCTCTCTCCCTCTCCCACGAGCACCACGGGATCGAGGCCGAGGCTCTCGGCGAGGGCCACGCCTCCGTCGATGGTGTTGATCGGCCCGCAGGCGACCCCCGCCCGGGTCAACGTCTCGAACCACTCGGCGACGGATGCGGTCGCCAGGGCCTCGAGGAGCAGGGGGCGCAGCGCCTCGCGGTTGCGGTTGCGCAGTTCGGTCTTCGCGAAGCGGTGGTCGTCGGCCAGTTCTGCGAGCCCCAATGCGGTGGCGAGCTTCACGAACTGGGCGTCGTTGGCGGCGACGATGACGATCTCACCGTCGGCCGCGGCGAGCGGTTCGTAGGGGAACAGACTCGGATGCGCGTTGCCCATGCGAAACGGAACCTGCCCGCCGGCGACGAAGGTTGAGCTGTGGTTGGCCATCGCCGAGAGCGCCGTCGACAGCAGATTCACCTCGACGTGCTGGCCCTCGCCCGTGTTGTTGCGGTGGTTCAGGGCGGCGAGGATGCCGATCGTGGCCTGCATCCCGGTCATGATGTCGAACACCGAGACGCCGCTGCGGTAGGCGGGTCCGTCGGATTCGCCGGTGAGGCTCATCAACCCGGATGCGGCCTGCACGATCAGGTCGTATCCCGGCAGCGACGCCCCGCCTTTCGAGCCGAATCCACTGATCGACGCGTAGATGACGGCGGGATTGAGAGCCGCGACGGAGTCGTAATCGAGCCCGAACTTGCTCAGGCCGCCGGGCCGGAAGTTCTCGATCACGATGTCGGCACGCGCGGCGAGCTCTTGCGCGAGTGCGCGGTCGGCGTGGTCGCCGAAGTCGAGCACCACATCACGCTTGTTGCGGTTGATGCCGAGGAAGTAGGTGGAGACACCGTCGCGCTCGGGTGGCACCCAGTCGCGGGTCTCGTCGCCCTTGGGACTCTCCACCTTGATGACGTTGGCGCCGAGGTCGGCCATCAGCTGCGTCGCATACGGGCCGGCGAGTACGCGGGAGAAGTCGGCGACCACGAGCCCCGCTAACGGGCCGGGTCGTGGGTTCGTGTGGGGGAATGGAGTCGTCATCGTCACCATATCTGCATTTGCGGACAAACGTCCGCCATGCGGACATGTGCTCAGTATGCGCCGCGAGGTGACGGTCGTCAATGGTGCAGGACGGACCTCCGGCTCACCGGCCGACGATCTCGCTGAACGGCCGACCCTCGAGCCTCGCCCAGTCAGCCGAGATGTGCGCAGCCGTCTCGAGAAGGGGGGCGAGGTGCCGCTCGATCAAGTCTGCTGTCGGCGTCTCTGCCGCATGCACCGTCACGTTGGCGGCTGCTCGAACCGTGCCCGATCCGTCGCGCACCGGGGCGGCGATGGAGCGCACGCCGGGCGCGAGCTCCTCGTCGGCCAGCGCCCAGCCGCGTTCGCGCACGAGGGACAGCTCACGGTCGAGGTCGGCGCGGTCTCGGGGTGCGATGACCACCCGCGACAGGCTGGGCTGGTCGAGGGCGAACTCGAGCGCATCCGGGGCCAGCCATGCCAGCAGCACCTTGCCCTGCGAGGTGACAACCGCGGGAAACCGAGTGCCGATCTCGACGCGCAGCGCAATGATCTTCGGCACCGCGACCCTGGCCGTGTAGACGATGTCACTGCCACTCAGTTGAGCCATCGACGACGACTCGCCGGTGAGGTGCACGAGGCCCTCGAGATGAGGCTTCGCCACCGTCCAGAGCCCCTGTGAGCTGACGAACGCGTAGCCCAGGTCGAGTACGCGGGGGGTGAGCTCGAATAGCGACGCGTCTTGGCGCACGTAGCCGAGCTCGATCAGGGTGGCGAGGAGCCGATGTGTCGTGGGCCGCGCGAGGTTCGTCTCGGCGGCGATCTCGGCCAGCGACATGCGGGGGCGGCCGTCGGAGAACGCTCCGATGATGTCGAAGCCGCGCGCGAGGGCTTCGACGAAGTTGGAGGATTCACTGCGGCCGGCCATGCGGTTCCTTTCGCGCGCTGTGCCGCCAGTATCGCTTACGCGGCGCGAGGCCCTTGTGGCCCGGGCGTCCCGGCCGCGCTCAGTGGCGCCCGGCCCCGACGTTCGCGCCGGGAAGGGGCTTCGCGGCACCCGAGGCGAAACCGGATGCGGCAACCAGCACGACGAGGATGAACAGCGTGTTCAGCAACCCGATGTGCTCGCTGACAAGGCCGAGGAGCGGGGGACCGGCGAGGAACGCGACGTAGCCGATCGTCGCCGCCGCGCTCACCCGGGCCGCGGCCCGGGCGGGATCGTCTCCGGCGGCCGACATACCGAGGGGGAACCCGAGCGACGCTCCGATTCCCCAGAGCGCCGCGCCCACGAAGACGAGCGGCAGGTTCGGCGCGAGGATGAAGAGGAGGAGCCCGGCGACCGCCGCGAGCGAGAGCACCCGGAGCACCAGAACCCGGCCGAATCGGTCGACCAGGGGCCCGCCGAACACGCGCACGACCGTCATGCTCACCGAGAAGACCGCGAGACCGAGCGCCCCGAGCTCCTGCTGGGCCTCGTGACCCTCCACGACGCCCAGCGCCAGCCAGTCGTTCGCGCCGCCCTCGGCGAACGACATGCCGAGCATGACCACACCGAGCGCGTAGGTGCGGGGCTCCCGCCACGCCGAAAGGGCGACGCCGATGCGTTCCCGCCAGCTCGAATGCGCAGGACTCTGCGCGGAGTCGCCGGTCTCGTTCCGCTTCGGCACGTTCGCGAAGCTGACGACAGCGACCAGGGCGAGCACGACGGCGATGACGCCCAGATGGGTGACCACGTTCCATCCGGCGCCGATGAAGACGACACCGAGCCCCGCACCCACGACCGTGCCGGCGCTGAAGAACGCGTGGAACAGGGGGAGGAGCGTGCGACTCGACTGCGCCTCGATCGCCGCGCCCTCGACGTTCATCATGACGTCAACGGATCCGTTGCCGAAGCCCCACAGCACGAGACCGGCGGTCACCAGCGGCACCGAGCCCGCCACATCCGTTCCCACACCGATCAACGCGATGCCGGTCGCGAAGACCAGGATGGCGCCGAGCATGCCGCCGCGTGCGCCGAACCTCGCCGTGATCAGCGACGAGAGCGAAAGCCCCACGATCGAGGCGATCCCGCCGATCAGGAGCATGATGCCGACCTGCACGTTGTCGATATCGAGGGTCTGCTTGATCGCGGGAACGCGCGACGCCCATGTCGCCACGCTCAGACCGCTCGCGAGGAAGATCGCGAAGATCGCCGTGCGCCATCGGACGAACTGGGAACGGGAGAGGACGAGTTCCATGTCGTCAGCGTACCGAATCGATTCGATGACCATGACCGCGTCGGTTACCATCGGAGCACCATGAACGCGCGTCGGGCAACGATCGCGGACGTCGCCCGGGTCGCCGGTGTCGCCGCCTCGACGGCGTCCGTCGTGTTCAGCGGCAAGACGCCGGTGTCGGAATCGACGCGGCAGCGCGTGCTCTCCGCCGCAGAAAACCTGGGGTACACCGGCCCCGACCCCCGGGCCGCATCGCTTCGACGCGGGCGCTCGGGCATCGTCGGCGTCGTCATGGGTGATCGCCTGCGCACCGCGTTCCGCGACCCGGTGACGACCGTCATGCTCGACGGCCTGGCCGAGGGAGTCGCCGCCCAGGGCGCGGGCCTGCTGCTGCTGCGCGAGGATGCCGAAGGCGGCGGTCCGAGCCTGCGGACGGCGCCCGCCGACGCCTTCGTGCTGGTCGGCTGCAACGGTCGCATGCGCGAGTCGCTCGACGCGATCCGCGGTCGCGGCATCCCGGTGGTCGTCATCGAGGGGGATGCGGGCGAGGGTGTGCCGCAGATCCTGCTCGACAACCGCGAGGCACAGGCCGAGATCGCCCGGCACGTGCGCGATCTCGGGCACGAGGACGTCGTGGTCGTCTCGCTCGCGGTGGCGGCCGCATCCGCACCCGGCTGGGTCGATCCGGACGCGCCGATCACCGTCGACGTCACGGCCGATCGCCTCCGGGGCGCGCGCGATGTGTTCCCGGATGCCCGGGTGTACTCCGCGAGCCGCAGCTCGATCGACGACGGCTACGCGGCCGCCGTCGCGGTACTCGCCACCCCCGGTGCGCGGCCGACGGCGATCCTCGCGCAGAGCGATCTGATCGCCGCGGGTGTCATTCGGGCGGTGCAGGATGCGGGACTCGTGGTGCCCGACGACATCAGCGTGACGGGGTTCGACGGGGTGTGGGTCGATGGGGTCGCGCCCCTCGAACTGACCACGATGGTGCAGCCGGCGGCCGACAAAGGACGGGCAGCCGGGGCCGCGATCTCGGCGATGCTCGCGGGCGAGCCGCCGGCCA
It includes:
- a CDS encoding CaiB/BaiF CoA transferase family protein gives rise to the protein MTTPFPHTNPRPGPLAGLVVADFSRVLAGPYATQLMADLGANVIKVESPKGDETRDWVPPERDGVSTYFLGINRNKRDVVLDFGDHADRALAQELAARADIVIENFRPGGLSKFGLDYDSVAALNPAVIYASISGFGSKGGASLPGYDLIVQAASGLMSLTGESDGPAYRSGVSVFDIMTGMQATIGILAALNHRNNTGEGQHVEVNLLSTALSAMANHSSTFVAGGQVPFRMGNAHPSLFPYEPLAAADGEIVIVAANDAQFVKLATALGLAELADDHRFAKTELRNRNREALRPLLLEALATASVAEWFETLTRAGVACGPINTIDGGVALAESLGLDPVVLVGEGESAVPMIRNPIDFSLTPPAYRSAPPALGADDTEIKDWLRS
- a CDS encoding IclR family transcriptional regulator domain-containing protein; this translates as MAGRSESSNFVEALARGFDIIGAFSDGRPRMSLAEIAAETNLARPTTHRLLATLIELGYVRQDASLFELTPRVLDLGYAFVSSQGLWTVAKPHLEGLVHLTGESSSMAQLSGSDIVYTARVAVPKIIALRVEIGTRFPAVVTSQGKVLLAWLAPDALEFALDQPSLSRVVIAPRDRADLDRELSLVRERGWALADEELAPGVRSIAAPVRDGSGTVRAAANVTVHAAETPTADLIERHLAPLLETAAHISADWARLEGRPFSEIVGR
- a CDS encoding MFS transporter; its protein translation is MELVLSRSQFVRWRTAIFAIFLASGLSVATWASRVPAIKQTLDIDNVQVGIMLLIGGIASIVGLSLSSLITARFGARGGMLGAILVFATGIALIGVGTDVAGSVPLVTAGLVLWGFGNGSVDVMMNVEGAAIEAQSSRTLLPLFHAFFSAGTVVGAGLGVVFIGAGWNVVTHLGVIAVVLALVAVVSFANVPKRNETGDSAQSPAHSSWRERIGVALSAWREPRTYALGVVMLGMSFAEGGANDWLALGVVEGHEAQQELGALGLAVFSVSMTVVRVFGGPLVDRFGRVLVLRVLSLAAVAGLLLFILAPNLPLVFVGAALWGIGASLGFPLGMSAAGDDPARAAARVSAAATIGYVAFLAGPPLLGLVSEHIGLLNTLFILVVLVAASGFASGAAKPLPGANVGAGRH
- a CDS encoding LacI family DNA-binding transcriptional regulator; protein product: MNARRATIADVARVAGVAASTASVVFSGKTPVSESTRQRVLSAAENLGYTGPDPRAASLRRGRSGIVGVVMGDRLRTAFRDPVTTVMLDGLAEGVAAQGAGLLLLREDAEGGGPSLRTAPADAFVLVGCNGRMRESLDAIRGRGIPVVVIEGDAGEGVPQILLDNREAQAEIARHVRDLGHEDVVVVSLAVAAASAPGWVDPDAPITVDVTADRLRGARDVFPDARVYSASRSSIDDGYAAAVAVLATPGARPTAILAQSDLIAAGVIRAVQDAGLVVPDDISVTGFDGVWVDGVAPLELTTMVQPAADKGRAAGAAISAMLAGEPPATVHLSSTFRAGNTIGAVKNPTAPEGLIAP